GGCAAACAGTATAAGGTGGAACGGGATGTATTTTATCGAGTACGGAAAACGTTCCATGAACTGGATGCGGAAAAGCCGGGAGAACAACGTGCTGGATCGTATGTCACCTATACAATTGAAAGTCTGCAATACTACGCTCTAGGCGACCTTATCACGTTGCCCATTGGACAAGGCAAAGAGTTGGTCGTCGTTCGGGCAGTAACAACGTTAGCAGATGGCTTACTGCGTACTCGTTATGATCTTCAAACTGAACAGGATATCCGCTATGCCCGGTATGAAAACGATCAGGTGACCGGGATTTCACTGATAGGAACGGTGCTGAAGGTACAACAGGATTTCGTACAGCTTCAATTGGACATCGATCCGAAGCAAGATCCTGCCAAAGCCTGCTGGTTTCCAGTAGCCACCCGTTATGTCGCAGAAGAACACAGTGGCTGGTACGATATGCCTGAGATCGGGGAACAGGTCGAGTTATATTTGCCTACACACCGCGAACAGGATGCCTATGTAACGGATTCACTGCGACAACAACGCCACGCGAATGGACAGCCGAATGTGAAGGTATGGCAACATGTGCAAGGTAGCGGCATAGAAATGTCTGAGCAAGAACTGACCCTGTCCACCTCGGATGGATTTTCAATTACACTGAATGAAGATGGTGGCATTACCGTTAACAGTCCAGGGAATGTGCAGATTCAGGGTGGTCATGTGAAGCTTGATGCAGGTGAGGAACTATCACTTGAAGCTGGTACGGCACTATACTTAAAAGGTGGAGCCAGCAGCATGGTGCTGGATGGGGAGACGGATACCCATGCTCCAGTGATATATCAGGAAGGTACAGTGAAAGCTCCTGTTTTCGTAGCCGACCTCCCTCCTGTGCCTGAGCCGCCATTGATGAGCATCAAAGCCTATGAAGCAGCTCAATCAGCAGCCAAAGATTCATCTAGTAGCCAAGCCTCTACCCCTAAAGCAAAAATTACGACTCCAGCTGAGCTTCAGAAGGCTAATGCTGTGATGGGGACGATATCCAAGCTATTAGGCTCCATTCCCGTAGTGGGGAACGTAGCCAGTGTGATGCTGAATACGGTTGGTGGGCCAGCAGGTAAAGTAGCAGCAACAGTTTTGCAAGCAACCGCAGCCATCCCTATTCGTAGTAAGGGAACGCCTACGATTGGAGACAGTGGTAAGGATAACGGAGTTCATCCGTTGAAACACTTAGCTGGTTTAGCCATGCAAGGGTTGATTAGTCAATACGAGCATGAGCAAGCGAGACAAGCCTACTATAGCAAGTGGATTTTAGGAAAAGCATATACAAGTGCGCGTCATATAGCGCATTCCGGTGGCCCACTGGAACTGGTTCAAAACCTGCTGAAAGAGTCAAATGCTATGGTACATGCGTATCAGCAGATTCCTGTAGATCTGAGACAACGTTGGAAGGCCAAGCACGATAGCTACATGGCAGCTGAAAAAGCAAAAGTATCCTATAATTTTGATGAGTATGATAAAAAATTTATGGGTACTATGTGGGTGCTCAGTAAAAATGGAGTTACCGATCAGAAAGCAGCCCAAGCTTCTCTTGCCTATAACGAAGCGATCAAAAATGGAGAAATCAAATTACATCACGAACCAGAAAATGTGGATATTTTCGTAGAACAGATTAAAGCAGCAAGAGAAGGAAAGAACTATTGGACAGGAGAAGAAATACCAAAATGGCAGGCAAATGCGATTATTATTAGTAGTGTATTTTCTGAATTTCAGATGGTTGGAAGTTTATACGGTGCTAAATTTGGCAGGAATATAAAGATACCTTCTAAATCAATTAAAGTTCCAAAGTCTACCGTTAAAACTCCGGGGACAGGAATAACAAAAGCTACGTCTTCCAAACCCGGTATGCCGCTTAAAACGGAAGGGACAGGAATAAGTAAAGTAGATCCATCTGAGCAAATAAAACAGCGAGTATTACAAAATATCGCTCAGAGCAAGGCTGCAAGGGAAGCATCCAAGTTTGGGGAATATGTAAAAAAAGAAAAGCTTACTCTTGATGCTATTAAGAAACGACAGGCGTTAGAGGGGACCGGTGAAGCTAGTGACATTTATAAACATCAACAGTATAAGCAATCACTTCTTAAAGAAGATGTTTTGTCTAACTCCGATGTTATCATTAAAGGAGAGGATTTATGGGATGAAAAGGCTCGAAGTATACTAACAAGTGATGGTAGCAAAATAGAAGATTGGGCTAAAATGACATCAAAGCAACAATATGAAACGCCGTACGGAAAGGGAGAAGTCCATTTCTATCAAAATCAAAAAACTGGAGAAATTAGTCCATTTGATATAAAACAGAAGGTATCCAAACCTAAAAAGCTCAGAACAAATGAAAATGACCTATTCTGGATAATTGAATTGGATATCGATTTTAATATTAAAGGAGTAAGATAAATGAGAGTAAGTCTTAAAGAGGGTTTAGAGAAAAAAGAGAATCTATCAATGAATAAAAAGTATATAGTTTATTCTTTGGAAACCAGCAAAAATGGCGAGGAATTTTACAGAGTACAAAATGATGCCAATCAAGTTGTACCTTATCCAACCTCTTTATTTGAAATTGTATCCGATAAAGTCAACTCTGATTGGATATTGTGGAACAAGCCCAATAATAGTTCAGCGTTATTACCAAAGCAATTTGCGTATCTAAGTTTTTGGGAGGATTATTATAATGATGAATTAGAGGCTCTAAAAATATTTAATTTAATTAAGGAACAGCTATTCCAAGAAGAATTAGAAGAAAATGAGGTGCGTGAGATTTTTGAAATAGAGAATGAGGATGAGATTACGTTCATTCTTAATGTTCTCATTAAGACAAAAGATATTAGATTTATTAATCTAGTAATTCAATATGTAAAATCAAAATTGGAAGAAAGTAATGGAGAAGATAATACTACACTACTTGCATTTCGATATCTGAGCCTTTTCAAACAAAGTGAAGTAGAAGATTATTTCCTTTATTATTTGACGAACATTGAGTTAGGAAACGACCGATTAACTGAAGTAGTAAATGAATATTTTAGTTGAAAGTACTGATTCTAATGATAATTAGGTCTCGCTTCCTGTATTCGTGCCAATCATTATTGTGGGGCTACCCAGTGCCGAATGAACCCATCATCATCCATGAACACATCTAACCCATGTAATATCCGTATAAAGATTTCGACATTTTGATTGTACGCACATCAAATGCTTTAATTTCATAACCTAAATAACGCTTTTCAGTTACATTGAACAGGGTGATTATGATCAGATACTACCATAATTGACTTGTTTTTCGTTATACTTATCACTTATTTTTTCAATATTTAAATTTATATACAAAACCAAAATTTTCTTAATGAAAAATGTATTTTTAAAGATAATTCAACTACCCTCCACACTATAAAAACAATGACTTGCCATCCCTCCCCATCAGAGTTAACATACACACACTCAAACAACGGGAGGGAAAATACGCTATGTCAAATTGGCCAGATTGGTTTCTCGAAGCATTACGCCATCGATTTTATCAATTAGAACTCGCTAATGAACAACAGGCTTCATGTTCATCAGAGGACAAAAATCTATTCACTCAAATGAATCAGTTCAAAACCAACCAAAACGAGGATGCTCAACACCTGCTATCTGAATGGGAAGAAGCTATAGGCTATCAGCTAAGCCAGGATAAACAATCCATCTACATGGAAGGAGTAAAAGACGGGATTCGATTGATTCTTCCCGTCATACACTCCACAAATATTCGTTAGCTCATTGATCGTTTCAGCCTATGATTTTTTTAGTCCAATATTTCATCTATGCTCATTCCACTTTTCAAGGTAAAAACAAAATGCGCTGGTGAGAGAATCGTGATCTTCTCCACCAACGCATTAAATAGGTTATCATCAAATTGTTTCAGTATATCTTGTCGCGAGCTTAAAAGTTGAATAATTTCATCGATTCGTTCCTTGATTTTTTCCTTCTGATCCTCTTCCTCCTCTAATTTCAGCATCTGTTGCCGTAGCTCGTTGAGTTCACTGGAAAGTCTGTTCGTCTCTTCATCGTAAACCGTCTCATCCATCTGATTTCGCAGCTTGAGATTCACTAATTCCTTCAAGTCGGATTTCAATTGTTGCATCTGTCCTTCAATGTCCAATAGCTGTTCTTGCCCTGGTTTGCTGGAAAGTACCGATACAATATTGGCTTTCAGCGTCTTCATGAATCTTTCCTTGTTCTCATACATCCGGTTGAACAATCGTACAAACGCGGAATGTACAACTTGTTCATCGACTGCTTTAGCAGCACATGCTGCTTTACCTTCATTGACATTGGTTCGACATTGCCATACGACCTTCTTGGATGGGTTATTGCTGTTCCAGGTTCGGCGTTTAAAAATGACTCCACAGCATCCACAATATACTTTACTGCTCAGTGCGTATTTATTGGAGTATCTTTTGCTCTCCCCCATCACACTCCCTTTCAGCTTGGCTCTCCGTTTCTTCTCCTTTTGCACCGCTTCAAATATTTCCTTGGATACAATCGGTTCGTGGTTATCCTCTATAAAATATTGCTGCTCTTGTCCCTTATTCTTGATCCGTTTATGGGTTAGAAAGTCAACGGTTACCGTCTTTTGCTGAAGCAAGGCTCCGTAATATTTCTCATTCGTCAATATTAATGTAATCGAGGAATCCCACCATCTACTGCCTCCCGCAGCCGTTTTGATGTGGTCTCGCATCAATCCTCTAGCAATCGCCTGATAGCTTTTGCCATCCAAATACTCCTCGTATATACGCCGCACAATCTCGGCTTCCTTCTCATTAATGACCAGTTCACCATGTTCATCCTTATCATAGCCGAGGAAGCGGTTCGTGTTACAGAAGACTTTGCCGTTTTGGAAGCCGCGTAGTATGCCCCATCGACTGTTTTCAGAAATATTTCGACTCTCATCTTGGGCAAGGGAACTCAGGATGGTTAGCAATACCTCACCTGTGGTATCCAGTGTATTAATATTTTCTCGTTCAAAGAATACAGCCACTCCAAGACTTTTAAGTTCCCGTACATATTTCAATAAATCCAGTGTATTCCTAGCAAATCTCGAAATCGACTTAACCAGAATCAGATCCAGTTTACCGTTTCGAGCATCCTGTATCATCCGATTAAAGTGCGTTCTATTTTTAGTGCTGGTTCCGGTGATCCCTTCATCGGCATAAATATCAGCCATTTCCCATTCCAAGTTGTTTTGAATATATTGTGTATAGTAGTTTACCTGATTGGTATAGCTCTCCTTTTGCTCCTCAGAATCGGTACTGACCCGGCAATAGGCAGCGACTTTCTTCTTTAGAATCGGTTGGATTCCCTCTACGATGTCCATCGTTTTAATGGGAACGATCACGACTTTTTTTGCGGTTGCGGCTTGTGCCATAGGTGTTTCTCCCTTCGATATCTTCTTTATACGGTCACATGGTATAATGCGTGCGGTACATCATCAAGTCCATTTCTGTCCATGTTATAGGCACTTGAAAGACTTTTTATTAAGCTCATCAATCGCGATAAACTCTTCTTCTGTAATGACATGTTGTGATCTCAATTGCTTCAATAGGCTTAGACTCAGTAAATAATCAATAGATTTTCGTTGCATATGTATGTGCTCCTTTGAAATAAAAATGGCTCACCACAAAGGCAAGCCGATAGATATAAAGCTTAGAATAAATTCTTAAGGATAATGGTCTTTTCTATAGTAATGCTAGGATCGCTTATTAATGTGGCAGTCAGTACAAGGGCTTTATTGTTCGCTCCACTACTGCTTCCTGCTTTTACGGTTACACTATTTCCTATGCTAGCTGTTATGCTTCCCATGATCGGAGTTGAATCATCTTGATTCTGTAGGCTCCACTCTACCGACTGGTCAAACACTTCCACTCCATGATCATAGATATGGCTGACGTATGAGGCACTTTGGCCTGTTTTGAGCATGGGATTGCCGGTAATGGCTATCGCATAGAAATGTGTTCCTGTTTCGACAACTCTCATTTCAATGGTACTTAGTACTGTTGGGTGATACGTTAGTTTCGCAGTAATACTTGCTTGTCCCAAAGCGATACCCATAACCTGACCTTGATGATCTACACTGACCACGTTCGGATCGCTTGAAATGAAAGTTATGGCTGGATTGGCTATCTCATTTCCATTATCCGTAGCGCTCACATTTAACTGTATTGTTTCGTTGAGCAGCACATGGGCTATTGTTCCCTGATTGATATGTAATGCGTATGTGTGAGCAGTCTCATACTTCCATCGGTCTGCAATGTTATTTTCCACGTCATCATAAGCTGTATTTATACTATCTAATGTGCAGCTTAACAGGATAATGCCATTCATCGTACGGTCAATTCCAACTATTTTAAACGGCTGATGAGTCATATAAAATCGTTGACTTAATGTAATACCCTTCGTATCTGTATTGTCCTGTAGACTAACCAGAATGTTACCCTCTGGCATGGAGATAACCTTACCTGTTTCCGTTGAAAACGTTCTGGCCTCCACCACAGCATCAAACCATTTCACCTGTCCACTCCAGTTTAAAGCTAGCCGTTGATTACATTTTTTCATCCTGCCTCGACATAACTTTTCATTTTGATCCACCTGACTGGTAATTAAATAACGTTCATAACGATAGTCCACAATATCACCTGTATGTAATGGTGTTGCTACACGAATAATTTTTTCATCAGTCATTTGAATGGTATTTGTCGCATCCTGAATTAGAACAAGCTGCTTTACACTATTAATTTGCACAAGCTCTCCCTTCTCTCGTAGAAAGAAATCCAGCATCGACTCTAGGCTCCTTGTCACTCCTCCACCTCCAATGCAAAATCCGGCTTGCAGCGATACAGGTACAACTCCACGTAATCACTCCATTCCCTTATATCTAAAATAGTAAAGACATCCTTACCAATTCGGACATAGCGATTCGACTGCAATAAGGATTCCACTAGTGGACAGAAAGCTCGATATGTCGTCTCCAGTATATAACCATCTTCAAATGAAAAGCTTTTACGATAGGGTTGTACATCTGCCATCATTGACCGAATAGGTATGAATTCAGCATCTAAAATTTCCAGCTTCGTATCATAGAACATTAATCTGTTCCGACCTTGATTTTAGGTAGAGGAAGAGCAAGCCGGATACTTGTCGGAATTCCTGTTTCATAGGTGGCTGAGCGTTCACCTTCCTGCTTATTTATAAGTCCAACCGAATCCCTATTTTTATAGAGATATACGGCATAATCGACCATAACATGATCGTATTCCATTGGCAGTGTTACCACATTGCAATATCCATAAATATTACTCCTCGCTTTATTCAAATAGTGGATCAGGATATCATCCTTAGATATGTCTGTTGGTTCCAAGTTTAATAATCGTTTCAGCAAATTCATTGGTTCACTCATGTACTGGCTCCTGTTCTTCCTTTACCTGTGTCTTCTCGGTACGCTTCATATTCTTGACAGTTTGAGCTTTCGTTAGAGCTGCTTCTTGCTTAGTCTCATCTGGTTGCGGTTCCTCTACTTGCTCATAATGCCCACTGGCCTGTAACCTCAACACTAACTCCTGATCTGTGACTTCCCATGTGCAGCCTGTTTCCTGATTCAAAAACCACATCTTATCACCCTCCAAAAATGAAAATAAGGGCATCCAAAACGGACACCCCGAACGTGTTTCTTCTATTATAATGTGTTTTCATATCATCCACTTTCAATTAAGACTTATTCACTGTAAGCACGGCGAGAGCTTCAGGCTTGATACATTTGGCTCCAAACACCTGTAAACCTTTCACTGCATCTGAAAATTGTTTCTCTGGTCTGAATGCTTCCACCGAATCCACTTGCCCGGCAAACGAACTGGCACTCTTATGACCCGCAATAATTTTATACTTGGCTCCTGCGGTATTCGGCACATTGTTTGATTTATAAACCGTCATGCCATCAATATCTCCCACATAGCCTGTGCGGATGATATTTGGATCTTTGGTGAAACGAGCATCCTTCAAAAGCAAGCCATAGTACCATGCAGGAACTACTACAAATCGTTCGCTTTCCGGTACATTATTTTCGTCCAGTAATACACCCAAATCAATCAGCAAATCATAGGCTATATCTTTTGTAGGAATTATCGGCGTTGCATCGTTACCCATCGTATTCTCAGCTTTTACCTCTGTGTAAAATCCAGCAAGATACTGATCGACTACATTGGCGAGTCCATACGAAGCTTCCACGATTCCACCATCCAGTAGATTCACATTCGCTTGTGCAGCATCGACATCATCCACCTGAAAATTGAAATATTTAGCTTGATCAATCACCAGCGTCTTTTGCGTAGCATTCAGTTCCTGTGGATTACCGATTCCTGCCGCTTTATCATAATTGCCAATCGTTACTGCCCCAACGGAATTGATTTTCACGGTGGAGCCTTGGCCTTGAATCTCACCTTCATAATCGGTGTTGACCACATTTCCATACACCAGATTCTTCTTCAGGCTTTCATTTAAACGTGCGCTCCAAATCGTAGGAATAAAATGCTGTACTGTCATATTTAATCACCCTGTCCTTTTCGTTTATTATTGTTTGTTTTGTAATGCTTGCTTGACTTGATCCCAATGCTGATTAATCTCGTTGGGGGACATTCCTTTAATCGAATCCAATGTAAATGTGCTACTCGTTGAACCAGCCGGAGGGGTATATCCATCCCCTTTGAGCCGTTGCTCAACTTGATGTTGTATAGCCTGCTGTAGCGATTGTTCCAACATAACCAAATTCGCTGTCGTCGCTTCTTCATCTGCACCAACAAAAAAATCCACTAACGGAAGTGGAAGTTTCTTCTCGGATGCTATTTTTACCGCTTGGCTAGTTAATCGTTCACGCTGCTTCTCCAGCTTCATATTTTCGACTTCGGCACGTAGCTTCTCAACTTCGATTTCTTTCTCATCCTTAGCCGGGAATCGCTTCTTGATCTCAGCATCCACTGCACTTTCCAGATGATTAGCTTTCCACGTTTCCAACGATTTAGCGAATCGTTTGTCCACGGTGCTATCGAACCAACTTTTTGCTTGCTGATTGGATTGAATGTATTGCTCTATCCCTTCTACGCTATACGGATTCAAACCCTGAAGATACGTCTGCCATTCCTCATTCGTTTGGTTTTCTTCAATCAACTGCTTCACTTGTTCCAATTTCATTTTCGTTAATCTCCTTTATTGCCCATTCGACTACGCAGAACCGAACACGCTTATGTATGTATTGAATTAAGCCGTTTAATGTCATGCTCAGGACAGGGATGTTACGCTTTAGGAATCACA
This DNA window, taken from Paenibacillus kribbensis, encodes the following:
- a CDS encoding contractile injection system protein, VgrG/Pvc8 family yields the protein MSLLSDGIGYESLRFYGPFQPHHIEQLQITRAINDHAYLHISGMLSEEQGAACIGQDMEQEPIVIRQLDDQGQSLRRLFHGIVTQMSVNCTRGVYTFELKAASHSYQMDIKSKRRSYQDIHRTYDDLVTALVRKYQYGDAIDTVTNYAKLDTFVLQYDETDWAFLKRLASRFGSVLIPEVTAASPKVFFGMPEGKQYKVERDVFYRVRKTFHELDAEKPGEQRAGSYVTYTIESLQYYALGDLITLPIGQGKELVVVRAVTTLADGLLRTRYDLQTEQDIRYARYENDQVTGISLIGTVLKVQQDFVQLQLDIDPKQDPAKACWFPVATRYVAEEHSGWYDMPEIGEQVELYLPTHREQDAYVTDSLRQQRHANGQPNVKVWQHVQGSGIEMSEQELTLSTSDGFSITLNEDGGITVNSPGNVQIQGGHVKLDAGEELSLEAGTALYLKGGASSMVLDGETDTHAPVIYQEGTVKAPVFVADLPPVPEPPLMSIKAYEAAQSAAKDSSSSQASTPKAKITTPAELQKANAVMGTISKLLGSIPVVGNVASVMLNTVGGPAGKVAATVLQATAAIPIRSKGTPTIGDSGKDNGVHPLKHLAGLAMQGLISQYEHEQARQAYYSKWILGKAYTSARHIAHSGGPLELVQNLLKESNAMVHAYQQIPVDLRQRWKAKHDSYMAAEKAKVSYNFDEYDKKFMGTMWVLSKNGVTDQKAAQASLAYNEAIKNGEIKLHHEPENVDIFVEQIKAAREGKNYWTGEEIPKWQANAIIISSVFSEFQMVGSLYGAKFGRNIKIPSKSIKVPKSTVKTPGTGITKATSSKPGMPLKTEGTGISKVDPSEQIKQRVLQNIAQSKAAREASKFGEYVKKEKLTLDAIKKRQALEGTGEASDIYKHQQYKQSLLKEDVLSNSDVIIKGEDLWDEKARSILTSDGSKIEDWAKMTSKQQYETPYGKGEVHFYQNQKTGEISPFDIKQKVSKPKKLRTNENDLFWIIELDIDFNIKGVR
- a CDS encoding recombinase family protein, which gives rise to MAQAATAKKVVIVPIKTMDIVEGIQPILKKKVAAYCRVSTDSEEQKESYTNQVNYYTQYIQNNLEWEMADIYADEGITGTSTKNRTHFNRMIQDARNGKLDLILVKSISRFARNTLDLLKYVRELKSLGVAVFFERENINTLDTTGEVLLTILSSLAQDESRNISENSRWGILRGFQNGKVFCNTNRFLGYDKDEHGELVINEKEAEIVRRIYEEYLDGKSYQAIARGLMRDHIKTAAGGSRWWDSSITLILTNEKYYGALLQQKTVTVDFLTHKRIKNKGQEQQYFIEDNHEPIVSKEIFEAVQKEKKRRAKLKGSVMGESKRYSNKYALSSKVYCGCCGVIFKRRTWNSNNPSKKVVWQCRTNVNEGKAACAAKAVDEQVVHSAFVRLFNRMYENKERFMKTLKANIVSVLSSKPGQEQLLDIEGQMQQLKSDLKELVNLKLRNQMDETVYDEETNRLSSELNELRQQMLKLEEEEDQKEKIKERIDEIIQLLSSRQDILKQFDDNLFNALVEKITILSPAHFVFTLKSGMSIDEILD
- a CDS encoding SHOCT domain-containing protein; translated protein: MQRKSIDYLLSLSLLKQLRSQHVITEEEFIAIDELNKKSFKCL
- a CDS encoding phage head-tail connector protein: MSEPMNLLKRLLNLEPTDISKDDILIHYLNKARSNIYGYCNVVTLPMEYDHVMVDYAVYLYKNRDSVGLINKQEGERSATYETGIPTSIRLALPLPKIKVGTD
- a CDS encoding P22 phage major capsid protein family protein, with product MTVQHFIPTIWSARLNESLKKNLVYGNVVNTDYEGEIQGQGSTVKINSVGAVTIGNYDKAAGIGNPQELNATQKTLVIDQAKYFNFQVDDVDAAQANVNLLDGGIVEASYGLANVVDQYLAGFYTEVKAENTMGNDATPIIPTKDIAYDLLIDLGVLLDENNVPESERFVVVPAWYYGLLLKDARFTKDPNIIRTGYVGDIDGMTVYKSNNVPNTAGAKYKIIAGHKSASSFAGQVDSVEAFRPEKQFSDAVKGLQVFGAKCIKPEALAVLTVNKS
- a CDS encoding DUF4355 domain-containing protein; protein product: MKLEQVKQLIEENQTNEEWQTYLQGLNPYSVEGIEQYIQSNQQAKSWFDSTVDKRFAKSLETWKANHLESAVDAEIKKRFPAKDEKEIEVEKLRAEVENMKLEKQRERLTSQAVKIASEKKLPLPLVDFFVGADEEATTANLVMLEQSLQQAIQHQVEQRLKGDGYTPPAGSTSSTFTLDSIKGMSPNEINQHWDQVKQALQNKQ